The nucleotide window GTTACCTAAAATAGAATCATGTGTATCCTTTGTAAAAGACGCTAAAAAGCCAGCATTAATCACAGATATGGAAAAATTAAAAGAAGCTTTAGAAGGAAAAACAGGAACAAAAATAATACCATAATAAAATTTTAGAACTAAAACCATTGTCTGGATTGTGAATCTCTCCCTCTCCCCACAATCCAGACCTTTTTATTTAAAAAGCTGTTTTTTAAAAGGAGGATTAAAATGTATATTTTTTTAGATTATGATGGGACATTGATAAAAAATGAAGAAAATGAATTCCAAAAGATATACTTTAAGAGTTTTTTAAAATATACAGGGTTTAAAGAAAAAAAAATAATGGATATAATTTATGAATGTACGGTTGAACTTATTAAAAGAGTTGAAGGAAAAGAAAATAACTTAGATTATTATTTAAACTCTCTTTCCAAAAAAACAGGAAAAAGTCAAAAATATTGGTATAATATTTTTCTAAATTATTATGAAAATGATTTTCCAAAATTAAAAGAAATAGTTGTTCCAAATTTTGATTTAATAAATAAAATAAAAACATCAAAACATAAGTTTATTTTTGCATCTAATCCTGTATTTCCAGAAATTGCCGTTCATCATAGAATAAATTTTATAGGTTTATCACCAAATAATTTTATTTATGTATCAACGATGGAAAATTCCCATTTTTGTAAACCAAATCCAAAATATTTTATGGAAGTTCTTGAAAAATTGAATATAAATGCAAAAGATTGTATTATGATTGGAGATACAGATTTTGATAGATCTTCCTTGAAAGCGGGAATTGAATTTATACATATTAATGAAGAAAATAAATGGAAGGAAATTTTATAATATATAAATGAAAAAAAGCAGCCAAAGGCTGCTTTTTTATTGGTGGCGGCGAAGAGACTCGAACTCTTGACACTGCGGGTATGAACCGCATGCTCTAGCCAACTGAGCTACGCCGCCATAAAAAAAATGGTAGCGGGGGCAGGATTTGAACCTACGACCTTCGGGTTATGAGCCCGACGAGCTACCAGACTGCTCCACCCCGCACCGAGTAGGAGAAAATAAAAATGGTGCCGAGGGTGGGACTTGAACCCACACGAGTGTCTCCACCCAACGGATTTTAAGTCCGCAGCGTCTGCCAATTCCGCCACCTCGGCAACCTTTCAGGCATTTCAACCGTATTTATTCTATCATTTTTTCGCTCTTTTGTCAATACTTGTTCGTTACAAGTTTCTTATGAATTTATTGGTGTTTTTTAAATAATATTTATGTAAAAAATTCTAAATGTAAATTAAGACTGTCTAAAAAGTCAAATTCACTCAGACAGCTT belongs to Marinitoga sp. 1197 and includes:
- a CDS encoding HAD family hydrolase, whose protein sequence is MYIFLDYDGTLIKNEENEFQKIYFKSFLKYTGFKEKKIMDIIYECTVELIKRVEGKENNLDYYLNSLSKKTGKSQKYWYNIFLNYYENDFPKLKEIVVPNFDLINKIKTSKHKFIFASNPVFPEIAVHHRINFIGLSPNNFIYVSTMENSHFCKPNPKYFMEVLEKLNINAKDCIMIGDTDFDRSSLKAGIEFIHINEENKWKEIL